From one Gadus morhua chromosome 8, gadMor3.0, whole genome shotgun sequence genomic stretch:
- the cbln12 gene encoding cerebellin 12, which produces MNPSGSVSQGRVELGRLLSVAPLLLLLLLGAPPGSRGQNDTEPIVLEGKCLVVCDSTPSSEPSGNALGMSVRSGTGRVAFSATRQTNHEPTDMSNRTMIIYFDHILVNVGNHFEQDSSVFLAPRRGVYSFNFHVVKAYNRQTIQVSLMLNGWPMVSAFAGDQDVTREAATNAGLVIMERGDKAYLKLEKGNLMGGWKYSTFSGFLVFPL; this is translated from the exons ATGAACCCCAGCGGCTCAGTCTCTCAGGGCCGTGTGGAGCTGGGCAGGCTCCTCAGCGTggcccctctcctgctcctgctcctgctgggGGCCCCTCCGGGCTCCCGGGGCCAGAACGACACGGAGCCCATCGTCCTGGAGGGGAAGTGCCTGGTGGTGTGcgactccaccccctcctccgagCCGTCGGGCAACGCCCTGGGCATGTCGGTCCGCTCCGGCACGGGGCGGGTGGCCTTCTCGGCCACGCGGCAGACCAACCACGAGCCCACAGACATGAGCAACCGCACCATGATCATCTACTTTGATCAC atCCTGGTGAACGTTGGGAACCACTTTGAGCAGGACAGCAGTGTGTTCCTGGCCCCACGGAGGGGAGTGTACAGCTTCAACTTCCACGTGGTGAAGGCCTACAACCGACAGACCATCCAG GTGAGCCTGATGCTGAACGGCTGGCCCATGGTTTCGGCCTTCGCTGGGGACCAGGACGTGACGCGGGAGGCGGCCACCAACGCCGGCCTGGTCATCATGGAGCGGGGGGACAAGGCCTATCTCAAGCTGGAGAAGGGCAACCTGATGGGAGGCTGGAAGTACTCCACCTTCTCCGGCTTCCTGGTCTTCCCCTTGTGA
- the trim110 gene encoding E3 ubiquitin/ISG15 ligase TRIM25, translating into MPSQDAELMCSVCRDVFTWATPLPCGHTFCPACIREAWGPPSSTPSSSSPPPPGVKGRFSCPQCQEHRAVVPCDCCTPPPPATVVTETAAPTEAVKTCLRCEVSLCARHLRPHLERPAFRHHQLVDPLGGGGGGGGLEGRRCPEHAEPYRYYCSEERAYACGDCLLAGGHAQHRVRPLRQVEEELKVILRTLLLKAEDKLKDGLQVLRDQEHVDRSIAESWQENEEQVERLGVALRAEVEALQGALRTATRRERQRAEGRAAEEGSRVKSGLEQTRSIRHYLAALLAEEDPFLLIWAFQSDDSRLVSDLSGPLLAPDPPTLDRGRLLEELESRYRVFITETLRCLGDLKRELLSSPLTLDTNSAHPLLSVSDDLRSAARVKGRLPCAAHPERFDHWPQVLVAQSVAAGTHYWEVLAEGFWDIGVCYKSIGRKGREGNAFGNNPVSWSLTQQHDRKLAAWHNRRKTRLACQMSGNRVGVALDYDAGTITFCEVCSSGGLAHLYTFSTTFSQPVCLGFGLYKAELNSRVCVLKV; encoded by the exons ATGCCGTCCCAGGACGCGGAGCTCATGTGCTCCGTGTGCCGGGACGTGTTCACCTGGGCCACCCCCCTGCCGTGTGGACACACCTTCTGCCCCGCCTGCATCCGTGAGGCCTGggggcccccctcctccaccccctcctcctcctctccccctcccccgggggtcaaaggtcgctTCTCCTGCCCCCAGTGCCAGGAGCACCGCGCCGTGGTGCCGTGCGACTGCTGCACCCCTCCCCCGCCGGCCACCGTCGTCACGGAAACCGCCGCCCCCACCGAAGCCGTCAAGACGTGCCTGAGGTGCGAGGTGTCGCTGTGCGCGCGACACCTGCGCCCCCACCTGGAGAGGCCGGCGTTCCGCCACCACCAGCTGGTGGACCCcctggggggcggcggcggcggggggggtctGGAGGGCCGGCGGTGCCCCGAGCACGCCGAGCCGTACCGCTACTACTGCTCTGAGGAGCGCGCCTACGCCTGTGGGGACTGCCTGCTGGCCGGGGGCCACGCCCAGCACAGGGTCCGACCCCtgaggcaggtggaggaggagctgaag gTGATCCTCCGCACTCTCCTCCTGAAAGCCGAGGACAAGCTGAAGGACGGACTGCAGGTCCTCAGAGACCAGGAGCATGTGGACCGCAGCATAGCG GAGTCCTGGCAGGAGAacgaggagcaggtggagcgcCTGGGCGTGGCGCTGCGGGCGGAGGTGGAGGCGCTGCAGGGGGCGCTGAGGACAGCCACCCGGCGGGAGAGGCAGCGGGCCGAGGGCCGCGCGGCGGAGGAGGGCTCCCGCGTGAAGAGCGGGCTGGAGCAGACGCGGAGCATCAGGCACTACCTGGCCGCCCTGCTGGCAGAGGAGGACCCCTTCCTGCTCATCTGG GCTTTTCAATCGGATGACTCCAG GTTAGTGTCCGACCTGAGCGGCCCGCTGCTGGCCCCAGATCCGCCCACCCTGGACCGGGGGCGgctcctggaggagctggagagcagGTATCGGGTCTTCATCACTGAGACCCTGCGTTGCCTCGGTGACCTGAAGAGGGAGCTCC tgAGCAGTCCCCTGACCCTGGACACCAACTCGGCCCACCCCCTGTTGAGCGTCTCCGACGACCTTCGCTCCGCCgccagggtcaaaggtcggcTGCCGTGCGCCGCCCACCCAGAGCGCTTCGACCACTGGCCTCAGGTGCTGGTGGCGCAGAGCGTCGCCGCGGGAACGCACTACTGGGAGGTGCTGGCCGAGGGCTTCTGGGACATCGGCGTGTGCTACAAGAGCATCGGACGCAAGGGCCGCGAGGGGAACGCCTTTGGGAACAACCCG GTGTCCTGGAGTTTAACCCAGCAGCACGACAGGAAGCTGGCGGCCTGGCACAACCGCAGGAAGACCCGCCTCGCCTGCCAGATGAGTGGCAACCGGGTCGGTGTGGCTTTGGACTACGACGCGGGAACCATCACGTTCTGTGAGGTGTGCTCGTCCGGGGGTCTCGCCCACCTGTACACCTTCTCCACGACCTTCAGCCAGCCGGTGTGCTTGGGCTTTGGCCTGTACAAAGCGGAGCTCAACagccgcgtgtgtgtgcttaaagtttga